A genome region from Salinigranum halophilum includes the following:
- a CDS encoding ArsR/SmtB family transcription factor translates to MTQPSPSTQNENVRASGECCQTAQHALTESELASDVQVLTALGNDTRYEALRLIADADADGGVCVCELEPALGVSQSAVSQALSRLYAAGLVSRRKDGRWRYYAVTPRAMTLLNTLDETRGEPDE, encoded by the coding sequence ATGACTCAACCGTCCCCATCGACGCAGAACGAGAACGTTCGAGCTAGTGGCGAGTGCTGTCAGACCGCACAGCACGCACTGACGGAGTCGGAACTCGCCTCGGACGTGCAGGTTCTCACGGCCCTCGGGAACGACACGCGCTACGAAGCGCTCAGACTAATCGCTGACGCGGACGCGGACGGCGGCGTCTGCGTCTGTGAACTCGAACCTGCACTCGGCGTCAGTCAGAGCGCCGTCAGTCAGGCACTCTCGCGGCTGTACGCCGCCGGACTCGTCTCTCGGCGCAAAGACGGACGATGGCGATACTACGCTGTGACACCCCGAGCGATGACCCTCCTGAACACGCTCGACGAGACGCGAGGTGAGCCGGATGAGTGA